Below is a window of Escherichia coli DSM 30083 = JCM 1649 = ATCC 11775 DNA.
GGTACAAGCTGGTACCGCCAGGACTACACACAGCATAAAGTTGTGGTGCCGGGTGCCTCCCGGTGCCTGGCGAAGGTTGCACACCAGGCGGGTGGGTATCCACAGAAGGTCGACTGTCAGCCTCAACCTTAACCCGCGTGCGCTGAGCCGCATTCACCACAACGCTAAGGATTCTCTCTGGTTGAAAATACTTAGCTGTTATGTGCCTGCTTTTAGCCACATCAGGCGAGGTGGGCCTGGTTATTCCCCAACAACAAGGATTCGGCTAATCTGGATGACTCTGTTCTTAGAGGGGATAATTAAATGGGAGCGATTTATGTTAAACGTTTGATTCTGTCGGTAGCACTGATAATACCGATAGCATCCAATGCTTCTGATGCTTTGAACCAGCCGAGCAGTAGTCTAAATGATGGTGTTGAGACTTTTTTTATTTCCTGCTTTGATATGCCTCAGGAAACAACTACTGATATGGACGCTTGTCAGAGAGTTCAGTTAGCTCAGGTTAGTTGGGTTAAGAATAAGTATTCGGTGGCCGCCCTGAATCGTTTGAAACAAGACAACAAGGATGATCCACAGCGTCTGCAGGAATTAACTGCTTCTTTTAACGCGGAAAGTGAAGCTTGGACAGAATTAATTGAGAAAGCGTCAAAGTCCGTCCAGGTTGATTATGCAGGAGGAACTATAGCTGGCACTGCAGTTGCATCACGTCAAATTGGTCTTCTGGAATTACAATCCCACGATATCTGGGAGCACTGGCTACGATTCGAGGACTCAACTCCTCCTCTTTTGCCAGAACCAAAGTTCAAATCTGAGTAATAAGTCATCCAGATTGTTAAAGAGCGAAGCGTCCTATAGGGCGCTTTTTTGTTGCTAACGAATCATCCTGGACTTCATATGCCCCAGGCGGCTACTTCGTGGGCGTCCTGCCTGTTTGTTGTTTCTCTTGGGTACATTATGTATCCCAAAGGTACATTGTCAAGTATAAAAAAACCTGCCGAAGCAGGTTCATAAACATTGATTAGGCTTTGATTTTGTATCTTCTTGGTTTTCCTGAGAAAATCACAGTACCAATTATAGAGCAATTACCGTTGATCTTAATGTAAGGCTCAGGCCAGTTTGGGTTTAACGCTTTGAGATAACGCTGTGTCCCATCTTCTATCAACCTTTTGAAGGTGGTTTCACCTGTATCGTGCATCAATGCAATAACGTCGTCACCGTGGCAGGCAGGTACTTCAGGATCGACAAAAATCATGTCTCCCGGGCGGTACTCATCAATCATTGAATCACCTATCACCCGCAAGATATAAGTCATTTCCCCACAGGGTACAGGGCAGGGATACGTTTCTGCTGTGCTCAAATCAACCTCAGAATATCCAACTTCTTTCCATGCTCCGGCCTGTACCCATGATATGACAGGGACTAATGTGATTTGTTTATTAGTGATTGAAACATCAGGTTTTTTTGTGATGTTCGTTGTCTGGTGTTCTTGATCGAGCCATCCGACAGGCAGGTCGAAACATTTTTCGATGTGTCGTGCCATGCTGTCACCGATATTTTTAGTAGCACCATCTCCCATAAACCTGCTGGTCTGGGTTGGCTCGCGATCAATCATAGTGGCAAAGGAAGAATTCCCGCCAACACCATCTCTCAGTTTTCTGGCGTTAGACCGCCGGATGTCATGGATTGTTTTCATAACGAAATTAAAACCCTTGTACCGTTAAGGTACAAGTATCTTGAAGGTTCATTTCAATCATGTAATATGTACACCGGAGGTACACATTGTATGAAAGCGTATTGGGACTCTTTAACCAAAGAACAGCAGGGCGAGTTGGCCGGAAAAGTTGGCTCAACACCTGGCTACTTACGGCTGGTTTTCAATGGCTATAAAAAAGCCAGTTTTGTGCTGGCTAAAAAACTTGAGCAATGCACGTCAGGTGCAATTACGAAATCTGACTTAAGACCGGATATCTATCCGAAAGATTAGCAGAACACTTTCAATTTTTAACCACAGAACGATGAGGCTAATCGTGGGTAAGCATCACTGGAAAATAGAAAAACAGCCTGAGTGGTACGTGAAAGCTGTCAGAAAAACGATCGCGGCGTTGCCGGGTGGTTACGCTGAAGCGGCTGACTGGCTCGATGTAACAGAAAACGCTTTATTCAACCGCCTTCGTGCAGATGGCGATCAGATTTTCCCGCTGGGATGGGCAATGGTTTTACAGCGTGCTGGTGGCACTCACTTCATTGCTGATGCTGTGGCGCAGTCTGCAAATGGCGTCTTTGTGTCTCTTCCTGACGTCGAGGATGTGGACAACGCCGATATCAACCAACGCCTGCTGGAGGTCATTGAACAGATCGGCAGTTATTCAAAACAGATTCGTTCAGCAATTGAAGACGGTGTAGTGGAACCGCATGAGAAGACAGCAATTAACGATGAGCTGTACCTCTCAATTTCGAAGCTGCAGGAGCATGCAGCACTGGTCTACAAAATCTTTTGCGTTTCAGAAAGTAGTGACGCCCGCGAGTGTGCAGCTCCGGGCGCCGTGGCGTGTCGTGACTGTGGAGAAACTAACGCATGAACAGTTTAACAACACACTACCGTCGCTCGCAACTGATTGCGCTTCCTGTACCGGGTGGAAAAGCGAAGGTGGAGTATTGCTATGCAGTAAATGTACCAGGTGACAGGGAAATTGTAACCCACAGCTTTGCTGAGTGGGCTGTGGGTGATTTCAACCGGCAGAAGGAGACAGTCCTTTGCGACAAGTTAACCGCTGGTTCAAAGATCACTACGGAGTGCCCGTCAGAGTCATTCGTTGGGAACCGGAAACACAACGGGTTATCTACCTCCGCGAAGGCTATGAGCATGAATGCTTCAGTCCGCTCGAACAGTTTCGTCGTAAATTCAGGGAAATAGAGGTCGGTCATGAGCACTAAATTAACCGGCTATGTATGGGATGGTTGCGCTGCGTCAGGCATGAAGTTATCCAGCGTGGCAATTATGGCCCGCCTGGCTGATTTCAGTAATGACGAAGGTGTGTGCTGGCCATCAATTGAAACCATTGCCCGCCAGATTGGCGCGGGGATGAGTACCGTCAGAACGGCTATCGCACGGCTGGAAGCAGAAGGCTGGTTAACGCGTAAGGCGCGTCGCCAGGGTAACCGCAATGCGTCGAATGTTTATCAGCTTAACGTTGCGAAGCTTCAGGCAGCGGCATTTTCTCAACTGTCAGATTCTGACCCGTCAAAATCTGACGCATCAAAATCTGCCCCGTCAAAATTTGATGCGTCGAAATCTGGCAAAAAAGCGGGTTTTCACCCGTCAGAATCTGGCGGGGATCCGTCAGTAAAATCAAAACATGATCCGTCAGATAAAAAAACTTCTCGTCCGGACGCTTCGCAACCGGACACGCAGACGGCTGAACAGGAGTTTTTAACTCGCCATCCTGATGCTGTTGTATTCAGCCCTAAAAAGCGCCAGTGGGGAACGCAGGATGATTTGACCTGCGCACAGTGGCTCTGGAAAAAAATCATCGCCCTGTACGAGCAGGCTGCCGAATGTGACGGCGAGGTGGTTCGTCCCAAAGAACCGAACTGGACAGCCTGGGCAAACGAAATTCGCCTGATGTGTGTGCAGGATGGTCGTACTCACAAACAAATCTGCGAGATGTACAGCCGCGTCAGCCGCGATCCGTTCTGGTGCCGTAACGTGCTCAGCCCGTCGAAGCTGCGGGAAAAATGGGATGAGCTTTCCCTGCGCTTATCGCCGTCCGTAAGTACGTACACCGAAAAACGCGAGGACCCGTACTTCAAAGCCAGTTACGACAACGTGGACTACAGCCAGATCCCGGCAGGATTCAGGGGGTGATCATGAGTCTGTTAAATGACGTTCAGAAATTCATTGAAGCCCATCCGGGGTGTACTTCCGGTGACATTGCGGATGCTTTTGCAGGTTACTCACGACAGCGCGTTCTGCAGTCAGCAAGCAAGTTACGTCAGAGTGGGCGTGTGGCTCACCGTTGTGAAGGAGATACACGCAGACATTTCCCGCGCCTGACTGAGAGAGCGCAGGAACCGGAACCACAACCAGTTCGAGAAACCAGACCTGTGCGCAATTTCTATGTCGGCACTAACGATCCACGGGTGATTTTGTGCCTGACCCGCCAGGCTGAAGAACTGGAGTCCAGGGGTTTATACCGTCGTGCTGCAACCGTGTGGATGGCGGCATTCCGTGAAAGCCACTCCCAGCCAGAACGAAACAATTTTCTGGCGCGTCGTGAGCGGTGCTTACGGAAAAGCAGCAAGCGCGCTGCATCGGGTGAAGAGTGGTATCTGTCAGGGAATTACGTGGGGGCTTAATGAGTAATAAATATTGCCAGGCGCTGGTGGAGCTGCGGAACAAACCAGCCCATGAACTGAAGGAAGTGGGCGATCAGTGGCGCACGCCGGACAACATTTTCTGGGGAATTAACACCCTGTTTGGCCCGTTTGTTCTGGATCTGTTCACCGACGGTGGTAACGCCAAATGTGCCGCGTATTACACGGCGGAAGACAATGCGCTGGCGCATGACTGGTCAGAACGTCTTGCGGAGCTTAAAGGTGCTGCCTTTGGTAATCCCCCATACAGCCGCGCCAGTCAGCATGAGGGGCAATACATCACCGGCATGCGTTACATCATGAAGCATGCCAGTGCCATGCGTGATAAAGGCGGGCGCTATGTTTTCCTGATCAAAGCTGCCACCAGCGAAGTGTGGTGGCCGGAAGATGCAGATCATATTGCTTTTATTCGCGGGCGTATTGGTTTTGAACTGCCTGTCTGGTTTATCCCGAAAGACGAGAAGCAGGTGCCGACAGGAGCTTTCTTCGCTGGTGCTATTGCTGTTTTT
It encodes the following:
- the ymfK gene encoding LexA family protein yields the protein MKTIHDIRRSNARKLRDGVGGNSSFATMIDREPTQTSRFMGDGATKNIGDSMARHIEKCFDLPVGWLDQEHQTTNITKKPDVSITNKQITLVPVISWVQAGAWKEVGYSEVDLSTAETYPCPVPCGEMTYILRVIGDSMIDEYRPGDMIFVDPEVPACHGDDVIALMHDTGETTFKRLIEDGTQRYLKALNPNWPEPYIKINGNCSIIGTVIFSGKPRRYKIKA
- the ymfT gene encoding YdaS family helix-turn-helix protein; translation: MKAYWDSLTKEQQGELAGKVGSTPGYLRLVFNGYKKASFVLAKKLEQCTSGAITKSDLRPDIYPKD
- the ymfL gene encoding protein YmfL; translated protein: MGKHHWKIEKQPEWYVKAVRKTIAALPGGYAEAADWLDVTENALFNRLRADGDQIFPLGWAMVLQRAGGTHFIADAVAQSANGVFVSLPDVEDVDNADINQRLLEVIEQIGSYSKQIRSAIEDGVVEPHEKTAINDELYLSISKLQEHAALVYKIFCVSESSDARECAAPGAVACRDCGETNA
- a CDS encoding DUF4222 domain-containing protein, whose translation is MRQVNRWFKDHYGVPVRVIRWEPETQRVIYLREGYEHECFSPLEQFRRKFREIEVGHEH
- a CDS encoding helix-turn-helix domain-containing protein; this translates as MSTKLTGYVWDGCAASGMKLSSVAIMARLADFSNDEGVCWPSIETIARQIGAGMSTVRTAIARLEAEGWLTRKARRQGNRNASNVYQLNVAKLQAAAFSQLSDSDPSKSDASKSAPSKFDASKSGKKAGFHPSESGGDPSVKSKHDPSDKKTSRPDASQPDTQTAEQEFLTRHPDAVVFSPKKRQWGTQDDLTCAQWLWKKIIALYEQAAECDGEVVRPKEPNWTAWANEIRLMCVQDGRTHKQICEMYSRVSRDPFWCRNVLSPSKLREKWDELSLRLSPSVSTYTEKREDPYFKASYDNVDYSQIPAGFRG
- the yfdN gene encoding PerC family transcriptional regulator, giving the protein MIMSLLNDVQKFIEAHPGCTSGDIADAFAGYSRQRVLQSASKLRQSGRVAHRCEGDTRRHFPRLTERAQEPEPQPVRETRPVRNFYVGTNDPRVILCLTRQAEELESRGLYRRAATVWMAAFRESHSQPERNNFLARRERCLRKSSKRAASGEEWYLSGNYVGA
- a CDS encoding phage N-6-adenine-methyltransferase, coding for MSNKYCQALVELRNKPAHELKEVGDQWRTPDNIFWGINTLFGPFVLDLFTDGGNAKCAAYYTAEDNALAHDWSERLAELKGAAFGNPPYSRASQHEGQYITGMRYIMKHASAMRDKGGRYVFLIKAATSEVWWPEDADHIAFIRGRIGFELPVWFIPKDEKQVPTGAFFAGAIAVFDKTWKGPAISYIGRDELEACGEAFLAQVRQQAEKLLREMAA